Proteins from one Salvelinus sp. IW2-2015 unplaced genomic scaffold, ASM291031v2 Un_scaffold1082, whole genome shotgun sequence genomic window:
- the cdpf1 gene encoding cysteine-rich DPF motif domain-containing protein 1, with the protein MESSTDAVPQNIFTCHLCSLSTPFTYYGQKPPNTRAIVLLEECFVTKDPFSPDGERFLILGSNCSLCHITVCVGTGCSLFYSKRFCMQCVNKHLDQFPPHIQAELAKKKQPSKTDVS; encoded by the exons ATGGAGTCAAGCACGGATGCGGTTCCTCAGAATATATTTACTTGCCATTTGTGCAGTTTATCTACACCATTCACATACTACGGACAGAAGCCACCCAATACCAGGGCTATTGT CTTGTTGGAAGAGTGTTTTGTGACCAAGGATCCTTTCAGTCCAGACGGAGAGAGGTTCCTTATCCTGGGATCCAACTGCAGTTTGTGCCACATCACAGTTTGTGTTGGAACG GGCTGCAGCCTTTTCTACTCCAAGCGATTCTGCATGCAGTGTGTGAACAAACACTTGGACCAGTTCCCCCCTCACATTCAAGCTGAGCTCGCCAAGAAAAAGCAGCCATCAAAGACAGATGTTTCATGA
- the cdkn1ba gene encoding cyclin-dependent kinase inhibitor 1B — protein sequence MCNNMSNVSLSNGSPTLERVDPRPTDHMKPQICRNLFGSVDHDEFGRECLVZMKEMEKVFIDKWNFDFLNDEPLPQGDYKWEPMKSSDVPDFYSRPPHKRVWSSGNVDHNGNHDNGVRRSCPANGAELSEKNERQTDCHHSHNGARKRPANPEPQSTGKKLHSSEEDEVVSKSVEQTPSKNDSRTHEH from the exons ATGTGTAACAACATGTCAAATGTTAGTCTTTCGAATGGGAGTCCGACGTTGGAAAGGGTGGATCCGCGACCGACGGATCACATGAAGCCCCAGATTTGCAGAAATCTTTTCGGATCGGTGGATCATGACGAATTTGGGAGGGAGTGTTTGGTTSAaatgaaagagatggagaaggtTTTTATTGACAAATGGAATTTTGATTTTCTAAACGACGAGCCCCTTCCCCAGGGAGATTATAAATGGGAACCGATGAAAAGCAGTGACGTGCCAGACTTTTACAGCAGACCGCCTCATAAGCGAGTCTGGTCCTCTGGAAATGTGGACCATAACGGGAATCATGATAACGGAGTCCGACGGAGCTGTCCTGCGAACGGGGCTGAGCTATCCgagaagaacgagagacagaCGGATTGTCACCACTCTCACAACGGGGCAAGGAAAAGACCTGCAAATCCAG AACCCCAAAGTACAGGTAAAAAGTTGCATTCCAGTGAAGAGGATGAAGTTGTGTCAAAGTCAGTAGAGCAGACACCCAGCAAAAACGATTCCAGGACACATGAACACTAA